AATAAACTTACGTTAAAAGGTATTAACAAAGTTGAACTTGCAAAATTAATTGAAGAAAAATTAGCATCAATATAATAATTTATTGATTTTCAGCTTTTAAAAATTCCTCAGCTTTATCAACTGCATCTTTGCTTCCTATATAAATTGGAACACGCTGATGTAAATTTGTTGGCTGAATTTCTAAAATTCTTCTTGATCCGTCAATTGCTCTTCCGCCGGCTTGTTCAATAATAAAAGCCATAGGATTACATTCATACATTAATCTTAATTTTCCATCTGGATTTAAATTATCAGCCGGATAAATAAAAATTCCACCATATAACATATTTCGATGAATATCCGCAACCATTGATCCAATATATCTTGCGGAATATGGCTTTCGTCCTCTATTATCAGCATCTTGAATATATTTAATATATTTCTTCAAACCCGGATGCCAGTATTTATAATTTCCTTCATTGATGCTGTAAATATTTGCTTTCTCGGGAATTTTAATATTTCTGTGGGAAAGTAAAAATTCACCGAAAGCTGGATCAAGTGTAAAACCGTGAACTCCATCTCCAACCGTATAGACGAAAATTGTGCTTGAACCATAAACAATATAGCCAGCTGCAACTTGCTTCAATCCTGGCTGTAAGCAATCTTCCAATGTTCCGCCCGAACCATCATCTATAGTAACTCTTTTATAAATTGAAAAAATTGTTCCAATACTCACGTTAACATCAATATTTGAAGAACCGTCAAGCGGATCAAAAAGTAAAACATATTTTCCCTTGCTGTGATAATCGGGAATATGTAAAATATCCTCTTCCTCCTCTGAAGCCATTACACAAAGGTGTCCGCCGTGATCCATAGCTTTAAACAAAGTTTCGTGAGCAAAAATATCTAATTTCTTTACTTTTTCTCCATGAATATTATTATGCCCGGCAAAACCAATTATATCAACCAAACCGGCTTTGTTTACTTCTAAAGAAATTACTTTAGCGGCTAAAGAAAGTTCGTGCAGCAAATCAGAAAGTTCACCGGTTGCGCCGGGATGCCTTTTTTCTCCCTCGTAAATATGTCTTGTTAACGTCATAAAATTAATTGCCATAAATTCTCCTTTTAAGAAAATTCTTTCAGCTCTTGTTCTTTGTACTGAAGCTGATACAATTTATAGTAAATTCCTTTTTGTGAAAGTAAATTTTGGTGAGTTCCCATTTCACGAATTTCACCTTTATGCATAACAATTATTTTATCAGCGTTTTGAATTGTTGAAAGTCGATGTGCAATTACTATTGATGTTCTACCGACTAATAATTTTTCAATTGCATTTTTTATAAGAATTTCTGTTTCAGTATCAACGCTTGATGTTGCTTCATCTAAAATTAAAATTTGTGGATCATAAGCTAAAGCTCGGGCAAATGAAATTAGTTGTTTTTGTCCAACACTAAGCGACGAGCCTTTTTCTTTCACTTCTTGATTATATTTCTGAGGAAGTTTTTCAATAAATTTATCTGCACCAACTATATGTGCGGCTTTTTCAATTTCTTGATCGGAAATATCTTCTGAGTTTAATCCGATATTTGATTTTATATCACCGGAAAAAAGATATACGTCTTGCAAAACAACTGATATTTTTTTTCTTAATTCGTGTTTACTTAAATCTTTGATGTTAATTCCATCAATTAATATTTCACCTTTTTCAATATCGTAAAATCTTGTAAGCAGACTTATAATACTTGTCTTTCCGGCACCGGTTGCACCAACAATTGCAACAGTTTCACCGGGATTAATTTTGAACGAAACATTTTTTAATACATTTTCATCACTGTTGTAAGCAAAAGTTACATTTTTAAATTCAACTTCACCCTTGAATTTATTGATGATTTTAGGATTTTCCGGATTTTCAATTATTGTTTTATCATCTAAAACTTCAAAAATTCTTTCCGATGCAGCCATTGCTGTTTGCATAATATTATATTTTTCCGAAAGATCGCGTATTGGTCTGAAGAACATTTCAGTATATTGAATAAATGCAAATAAAATTCCAATTGTCATTGTGCTTTGAATTACACTTCCACCGCCGTACCAAATGATTAAAGCAATAGAAATTGAACTAAGTATTTCTACAGTCGGAAAAAAAACTGCATAGTAATAAATTGATTTTATAATTGCATTTTTGTAATCGGAATTGATTGAAAGAAATTTTTTAAACTCCTCTTTTTCCCTATTGAAAATTTGGACAACATTCATTCCAGTTATGTGTTCCTGCATATAAGAATTTAATTTTGATAATTGCTTTCTCTCTTTTCTGTACGCATCTCTAACTTTTTTTCTGAATAAAAATGTTGCATAAAATAATATTGGTAATACAGAAAGTGTAATAAGCGCAAGTTCCCACGACATGAAAAACATAAATCCGAAAATCCAAATAATCGTAAACACATCACTGAATACAGTTACAATTCCGGAAGAAAATAATTCATTCAAAGCTTCAACATCATTTGTAACTCTTGTAACAATTTTCCCAATAGGAGTTTTATCAAAATATTTTAATGATAGTTTTTGAATATGTTCAAATAATTTCACACGTAAATCAAAAATTATTTTTTGTCCCATTAATTGTGTGAAATACGTTAGTGCATATTGAATTGCCGCTTGAAATATTAACGATGCAAATAACACTAAAATTATTAATAAAAGTCCATGATAATCTTTATGAACAATTGAATCATCAATTGCAATTTTTGTTAAATATGGACGAACTGGACCAAGTCCAGCAACAAGAATATTTAGAAGAATTCCGGCAACAATATACTTTTTATACGGCTTTGCATAAGCCAGCAAACGTTTCATTAATTTCGAATCGTATGCTTTCCCTTTTATTTCATCAACTTCTTCTTCTTTACTCATTATTCAATTTCTTTCAATTCTTCTTCAAGTAACTGTTTATTATTTAGATCGGCATAAATTCCATCTAATTTAACTAATTCATCATGAGTTCCTTTTTCAACAATTTCACCATTCTGTAACACAATAATTTTATCTGCATTTTTTACTGTTGAAATTCTATGACTAATAATTATGCTTGTTCTTCCATTCATATAATTTTTTAATTTGCTAAGAATTTCTTCTTCGGTATTTGTATCAACCGCTGAAAATGAATCATCAAGAATTAATATTTTGGGATTGATCGCTAAAGCCCTTGATAAGCTTGTTCTTTGCTTTTGTCCGCCGGAAAGAGTAATTCCTCTTTCTCCAAGAATTGTTTCGTAACCTTTGGAAAATGTATCAATATCTTTTTTGAGTTGAGATATTTCAGCAATTTGATTTATAAATTCCAGCTGAGGATTTTCAACTCCATATGCAATATTATTAAACAAAGTATCAGAGAATAAAAATGTTTCTTGCGAAACCATTCCAATACTTTTTCTTAAAATATTTCGAGAAATATTTTTTATGTTAATTCCATCAATTAAAATTTCACCGTTTGTCGTATCAAACAATCTTGGAATTAAATTTATTAAACTTGTTTTCCCGCTTCCGGTATGACCAATAATTGCAAGTGAACTTCCAACCGGAATTTTTATACTAATATTTTTTAAAACTTCCGGTAATTGATTTCCATATTTGAAAGAAACATTTCTAAATTCAATTTCTCCATTAATTTCAGAAATTTCATTTTTGATTTCCGAATCTTTTACATCATCAATTTCATTAAATATTTTCAATAATCTTTTCATACTTGCTGCGGCTTGTTGAATTAAGTTTGTAACCCAGCCAAATGCAATTACCGGCCAAATCAGCAAACTTAGATATGCAACAAATGCAACTATTTCACCTAAAGTAAGTTTTCCATCAATAACCATAGAGCCGCCAAGCCATATTACTACAATAATAGAAATTCCCGAAATGAGAAATAAAATCGGCATAAAGAAAGCTTGAATTTTTACTTGATCCATATTTCTATGCAAATATTCGCTGCTCAATTTTGTGAATTGTTTTAATTCATCTTTTTCTCTAACGTAAGATTTTACAACTCTAATTCCGGAAAAACTTTCTTGTGCTTTTGCGGTAAGTTCGCTAAACTTTTCCTGAATCCTTGTAAATTTTAAATGAATTTTTTTGCTCAGTTTATAAACAAAAAATGAAAGAATCGGAAGCGGGATCAACGCATAAATTGTAAGCCACGTGTTCAAACTTAACATCAGAACAATAACAATTAAAAATTTTGAAACGTTATCCAATGTGTACATAACTGCTGGACCAATATACATTCTTACGGCACTAATATCGTTTGTTGCATGTGCCATAATGCTTCCGGTTGAATTATTTTGAAAAAATCTTGTTGGAAGTTTTTGAATATGCGCCCAAAAATCACTTCTCAAATCATATTCAATTTTACGCGAAACCAATATTATTGTTGTGCGAATTAAAAATCTAAAAATGCCACCGAGAATTGCTGTTCCAACGATAAGTAATGAATATTTTAAAATTAAATCATGACTAATATTTTTCTGGAGTGCATCAATACTTTCCTTAAGTAAAATTGGAATATAAACTTGAGCTGCATTAGAAAGTAATATGAAAATTATTCCCAGCAAAAGTGTGAATTTATATTTTAGAAAATATTTGTTTAACGTTAAAAGTGATTTCATAAAGTACTTTCATATCAATAAAAATTTCAAAGTATAATTTATCATAAAAAATAATGAGACGTTTGGTAAAATTTATTATAGAACTTCCATAATAATATCCAAAAAACAAAACTCAATTCACAAACAAATTACAATTCAGAAATAAGAAATCAACAACTTCAACTTTAGCAAAAAATATTTCTTTTTAATACTGGTTTGAAAATTTGTTTTTAGAATTTGAAATTTGAAGTTTGTTATTTGGAATTTACAAAATCAGTTTTCAAAATTAATTTTTGTTCATAGTGATAAAAACAAAAGTAAAAATGCAGAATATTTTTGTACTAAACCTAAGTATTTACCAACTTCACCCAAATTATAATTTGGTTGATTTTTATAAAATTCGGAAATCGATTTCATTATGAATTCTTTATGCTGATTATGTTCTATCATTTGATTTGCTAAACTTAAATTTGGATCAAATTCACTCATCATTTTAAAGTGCATGAATAATTCCTTTATATTTTTTAAACTATCAACACAAATAGAATTTTTATTTGTTTCTAATTCAAAACTTTCGAAAGATAAATTATTTTGAAGTGAATTATTTATTGAATCAATCAAATTAATTCGGAGAAATTTTAGGGAATCTTGAGCAAATTGATTTTGGGAAAAAATCAATAAAATGAAAAATATCTTTAAATGAAGTTTTTTCATTATTAAAATTTAAAATGAATAACTTTTATAAATCCAATTCAATAATTTTGTTTCAAAAGGTATTGTATGAATAATAATATTTTGTTCTTTAGAAATGCTGCGGAATTAAGAAAATGGTTTGAAAAAAATCATGAAACAGAAAAAGAATTATTGTTGGGGTTTTATAAAGTTCAAACTAAAAAGCCAACTGTTACTTGGTCTGAATCTGTTGATGTCGCAATTTGTTTCGGCTGGATTGACGGGATTCGAAGATCAATAAATGAGGAAAGTTATTACAATAGATTTACTCCACGAAATCCTAAAAGTAATTGGAGTGCAATAAATATTGATAAGTTTGAAAGATTATCAAAACTTGGATTGGTTCATAAAAAAGGATTTGAAGCTTTTGATAAAAAGACTGTAGAAAAATCAAAAGTATATTCTTACGAAAGAAAAAATGTAAAACTTTCTAAAGAATTTGAAAATGAAATTAAGAAAAATAAAATTGCTTGGGAATACTTTAGTAAACTTCCACCTTCCGCAAAACATATAACAATTTATTGGGTAATGAGCGCTAAAAGAGAAGAGACACAAAAAAGCAGATTAAATATTTTGATTGAATCTTCCGAACAAAATTTGAGAATACCCATTTTAAGAAGATGAGATTTAAAGAAGACAAAATTCAGAAAATTATTTTTAAAGATGCAATCTTTTAAAAAGATCGCATCTTTGAAAAGATTTATTAAGTTGGAAATTTTATCCGATTATATTAAACCCAGTATATTTCTGCAAAACTTTTGGAACAATAATTTTTCCTTCCGGTGTTTGATTATTTTCCAGAATTGAAACCATTAATCTGCTTGTAGCCAATCCCGAACCATTTAAAGTATGAACAAATTCCGGTTTTTTGTCATCTTTTTTTCTGAATTTAATATTAGCTCTTCTTGCTTGGAACGATTCAAAGTTACTGCACGAAGAAGCTTCAAGCCATTTATTTTCCGCCGGCGACCAAGTTTCAATATCATAACATTTTGATGCGGCAAAGCTTAAATCACCGCTGCACAACATTAAAATTCTATATGGAACTTTTAATTCCTTTAAAATATCTTCAGCATCGGAAACTAATTTTTCTAAATGATCATAAGAGCCTTCCGGATTTACAATTTTAACCATTTCAACTTTATTGAATTGATGAACTCTTAAAAATCCTTTTGATTCTTTTCCGTAACTTCCGGCTTCTCTTCTGAAACATGCTGAATAAGCAACGTAATTAATTGGAAGCTGATCTTCATTTAAAATTTCATCTCTATGTAAATTTGTAACCGGAACTTCTGCAGTTGGAACTAAATATAAATCGTCTCTTTCGGCATAATACATATCCTCTTGCATTTTCGGTAATTGTCCGGTGCCAAACATTGATTCAGCATTAACCATAAACGGTGGAAATATTTCTTTATATCCATGATGTTCAAGATGATAATCGAGCATAAAATTAATAAGTGCTCTTTCTAAAGTTGCACCTTTGCCAACATAAACCGGAAATCCCGAACCGGAAATTTTTGCGCCGCGCTCAAAATCTAAAATTCCAAGTTTGCTTCCAAGCTCCAAATGATTTAATGGTTTTTCAACCGGTGATTTTTCAAATCCTTCCGGTAGCCATTGTCTTGCTTCAACGTTATCTTCTGCACTTTTACCAATTGGGGATGATGAATGTGGCAAGTTTGGCAATCTAATCATTTTGTCATGAAGATTATCATTTATTTCTTTTAACTCATCATCTAACTTTTTAATATCATCACCGACTTGCTTCATCTCTGCCATAATTGCTTCTGCATTTAGACCAGCTTTTTTCAGTTTACCAATTTCTTGAGATGCAGAATTTCTTTTTGCTTTTAGATCTTCAACTTTTTGCAGTTTTTCTCTTCTAGATGAATCAAGCAAAATAATTTCATCAATTCCATTTTTAACGTTTTTACTTTCCAAACCTTTGTTAACAAACTCGGGATTTTCTCTAATTAATTTTATGTCTAACATATTTCCTTCAAAAAATTTTCAAAAAAATGTCATTCCGGATTAACGAAGTTAATTCCGGAATCTGTGAATTTTGTTAATTGAAATATCGATATTAAAAATCAAAGCGGCATGACAATTATTAAATATTTATTTATTATTATTTAACTACAATATTATAGATTTTATTTTTGATGTAAATTTCTTTAACAATAATTTTCCCATCAGTGTGAGCTTTTACATTTTCATCATTTAATGCAATATTTTTAACTGTTGATTCTTCAGTGTCAACTGGGAAATCTAATTTAGCTCTAATTTTTCCATTAACTTGCACAACAACTGTAACTTCATCAACAATTAAAGCACTTTTATCTACTTTAAAATCATGTTTAAATTTATAAATTGAATATTCATTTCCTAAAAGCTGCCAACATTCTTCACCCAAATGAGGAGCAATCGGCGCAAGCAAATACACAAATCTTTCTAATGAATAAGTAATTAAATCTTTCCTGCAATTTGGTAGTGATTTTATAAGTTCGTTTAATAATTCCATTAAAGACGCAACTGCAACATTAAATCTAAAATTTTCTAATTCACCATCATATTTATCTAAAGTTTGATTAACTTTTCTGTAAACATTTTTTTCAGCATCCGATAAATCACTCATTAAATAAATTTCTTTGGAGGGATTTTCTTTCATCACATTTTCATTATTTTGAAAAAGTGTAAAAGATCTTTGCACAAAACGGTCAACACCAACAATTCCTTTATCACTCCAATCTCCGCCTAAATCATATGGACCCATAAACATTAAGTACATTCTGAAAACATCTGAACCATATTCGCTAGTAAAAATTCCAGGATCAACTACATTTCCTTTTGATTTAGACATTTTAGCACCTTGATTTGTAATTGTGCCTTGATGTATCAATCTTTGGAAAGGCTCATCACTATTGATCAATTTCAAATCACGTAAAAATTTGTGAATGAATCTTGCGTAAAGTAAATGCATTGTTGCATGTTCAGCACCACCTACATAAGTATCAACCGGAGTCCATTTATCAGCTAAATCATTATCAAAAATTTTATCGCTTATTTTGGGATTGAGATAACGTAAATAATACCATGATGAATCAACAAAAGTATCCATTGTATCAACTTCACGTTTAGCCGGAGCTTTACAATTAGGACATATTGCATTTACAAAATCTGAATTCCCAGCAAGCGGCGAACCGCCATCGTGTTTAAAGTCAACTTCATATGGAAGCTTAACCGGAAGATCTTCAATCGGTACCGGCACTTCACCGCAATTCTCACAATGAATAATTGGAATTGGTGTTCCCCAATATCTTTGTCGTGATATTAACCAATCTCTTAATCTATAATTAACTTTTGCTTTTCCTAAATTATTTTCTACAAGCCAATCAATCATTTTTTGTTTAGCTTCTTTAACATTTAATCCATTCAGAAACTCACTATTAATTGCCGGACCAT
The nucleotide sequence above comes from Ignavibacteriota bacterium. Encoded proteins:
- the fbp gene encoding class 1 fructose-bisphosphatase, translating into MAINFMTLTRHIYEGEKRHPGATGELSDLLHELSLAAKVISLEVNKAGLVDIIGFAGHNNIHGEKVKKLDIFAHETLFKAMDHGGHLCVMASEEEEDILHIPDYHSKGKYVLLFDPLDGSSNIDVNVSIGTIFSIYKRVTIDDGSGGTLEDCLQPGLKQVAAGYIVYGSSTIFVYTVGDGVHGFTLDPAFGEFLLSHRNIKIPEKANIYSINEGNYKYWHPGLKKYIKYIQDADNRGRKPYSARYIGSMVADIHRNMLYGGIFIYPADNLNPDGKLRLMYECNPMAFIIEQAGGRAIDGSRRILEIQPTNLHQRVPIYIGSKDAVDKAEEFLKAENQ
- a CDS encoding ABC transporter ATP-binding protein gives rise to the protein MSKEEEVDEIKGKAYDSKLMKRLLAYAKPYKKYIVAGILLNILVAGLGPVRPYLTKIAIDDSIVHKDYHGLLLIILVLFASLIFQAAIQYALTYFTQLMGQKIIFDLRVKLFEHIQKLSLKYFDKTPIGKIVTRVTNDVEALNELFSSGIVTVFSDVFTIIWIFGFMFFMSWELALITLSVLPILFYATFLFRKKVRDAYRKERKQLSKLNSYMQEHITGMNVVQIFNREKEEFKKFLSINSDYKNAIIKSIYYYAVFFPTVEILSSISIALIIWYGGGSVIQSTMTIGILFAFIQYTEMFFRPIRDLSEKYNIMQTAMAASERIFEVLDDKTIIENPENPKIINKFKGEVEFKNVTFAYNSDENVLKNVSFKINPGETVAIVGATGAGKTSIISLLTRFYDIEKGEILIDGINIKDLSKHELRKKISVVLQDVYLFSGDIKSNIGLNSEDISDQEIEKAAHIVGADKFIEKLPQKYNQEVKEKGSSLSVGQKQLISFARALAYDPQILILDEATSSVDTETEILIKNAIEKLLVGRTSIVIAHRLSTIQNADKIIVMHKGEIREMGTHQNLLSQKGIYYKLYQLQYKEQELKEFS
- a CDS encoding ABC transporter ATP-binding protein yields the protein MKSLLTLNKYFLKYKFTLLLGIIFILLSNAAQVYIPILLKESIDALQKNISHDLILKYSLLIVGTAILGGIFRFLIRTTIILVSRKIEYDLRSDFWAHIQKLPTRFFQNNSTGSIMAHATNDISAVRMYIGPAVMYTLDNVSKFLIVIVLMLSLNTWLTIYALIPLPILSFFVYKLSKKIHLKFTRIQEKFSELTAKAQESFSGIRVVKSYVREKDELKQFTKLSSEYLHRNMDQVKIQAFFMPILFLISGISIIVVIWLGGSMVIDGKLTLGEIVAFVAYLSLLIWPVIAFGWVTNLIQQAAASMKRLLKIFNEIDDVKDSEIKNEISEINGEIEFRNVSFKYGNQLPEVLKNISIKIPVGSSLAIIGHTGSGKTSLINLIPRLFDTTNGEILIDGINIKNISRNILRKSIGMVSQETFLFSDTLFNNIAYGVENPQLEFINQIAEISQLKKDIDTFSKGYETILGERGITLSGGQKQRTSLSRALAINPKILILDDSFSAVDTNTEEEILSKLKNYMNGRTSIIISHRISTVKNADKIIVLQNGEIVEKGTHDELVKLDGIYADLNNKQLLEEELKEIE
- a CDS encoding YdeI/OmpD-associated family protein; this translates as MNNNILFFRNAAELRKWFEKNHETEKELLLGFYKVQTKKPTVTWSESVDVAICFGWIDGIRRSINEESYYNRFTPRNPKSNWSAINIDKFERLSKLGLVHKKGFEAFDKKTVEKSKVYSYERKNVKLSKEFENEIKKNKIAWEYFSKLPPSAKHITIYWVMSAKREETQKSRLNILIESSEQNLRIPILRR
- the serS gene encoding serine--tRNA ligase, which gives rise to MLDIKLIRENPEFVNKGLESKNVKNGIDEIILLDSSRREKLQKVEDLKAKRNSASQEIGKLKKAGLNAEAIMAEMKQVGDDIKKLDDELKEINDNLHDKMIRLPNLPHSSSPIGKSAEDNVEARQWLPEGFEKSPVEKPLNHLELGSKLGILDFERGAKISGSGFPVYVGKGATLERALINFMLDYHLEHHGYKEIFPPFMVNAESMFGTGQLPKMQEDMYYAERDDLYLVPTAEVPVTNLHRDEILNEDQLPINYVAYSACFRREAGSYGKESKGFLRVHQFNKVEMVKIVNPEGSYDHLEKLVSDAEDILKELKVPYRILMLCSGDLSFAASKCYDIETWSPAENKWLEASSCSNFESFQARRANIKFRKKDDKKPEFVHTLNGSGLATSRLMVSILENNQTPEGKIIVPKVLQKYTGFNIIG
- a CDS encoding leucine--tRNA ligase, with translation MKYPHQEVEKKWQKFWEDNKIFKTDLSDLEKKLYTLVMFIYPSGSKTHIGHWYNYAPTDSWARFKKLRGNNVFEPMGYDAFGLPAENYAIKTGVHPQDSTFKNISDIREQLKTMGCMYDWDAELMTCVPEYYKWNQWLFLKLFEKDLAYRKKAPVNWCPSCQTVLANEQVQNDGTCERCGTIVEQKNLTQWFFKITDYAEDLLSGLDNIEWPEKTKTMQRNWIGKSIGAEIKFKIDNSDDEFIVFTTRPDTLFGATYMVLSPEHPLVGKITIDKQKSEVFDYQEKVKNLSEIDRTSTVKEKTGAFTGAFAINPANNKKIPIWIADYVLMTYGTGAIMAVPGQDERDWEFAEKFNLPIIRTVQPKAGFDGKAFTEDGPAINSEFLNGLNVKEAKQKMIDWLVENNLGKAKVNYRLRDWLISRQRYWGTPIPIIHCENCGEVPVPIEDLPVKLPYEVDFKHDGGSPLAGNSDFVNAICPNCKAPAKREVDTMDTFVDSSWYYLRYLNPKISDKIFDNDLADKWTPVDTYVGGAEHATMHLLYARFIHKFLRDLKLINSDEPFQRLIHQGTITNQGAKMSKSKGNVVDPGIFTSEYGSDVFRMYLMFMGPYDLGGDWSDKGIVGVDRFVQRSFTLFQNNENVMKENPSKEIYLMSDLSDAEKNVYRKVNQTLDKYDGELENFRFNVAVASLMELLNELIKSLPNCRKDLITYSLERFVYLLAPIAPHLGEECWQLLGNEYSIYKFKHDFKVDKSALIVDEVTVVVQVNGKIRAKLDFPVDTEESTVKNIALNDENVKAHTDGKIIVKEIYIKNKIYNIVVK